A segment of the Salminus brasiliensis chromosome 1, fSalBra1.hap2, whole genome shotgun sequence genome:
CCATGACTGAAACACAGCAGAAAAAGAACAATATGTTCAGAGGAAAATACAGTACATATGATATGTACTTACCGTCCTCCacgaacaacacacacacacacagcaaaccaTCAGCCATTCATGATGGCAAAATATGCTGATTAATTTTATTAGTAATTGTTTAGGTCATATAGGTCATATACAGTACACCTGTAACTGTAGATGTATCTACATAATAAACCATGCTGATCTATTTAAGCCCACGGATATTACAACATACTGAGCTCTAGAAAGAGCAAAGCTGTGTTTGTAAACCAGGTTCCTTGGTAAGATAACACTTTTAGGCCGATTATGTAACCAGACACTAGTAACCTGAATCAAACCCCCATCCACTGACAAAATTGGTTATAAGcataaaaacatacaaactACTTAAAAATGTGCAAGGCTGCCAGATGCACTCCAATATCTGAGCATTCCACTCAAATCACGTTATGTAATATATTCTGTATAAGCGAATTATTCATTAACttgtattaattattcatgacctactatgaatgatttggTATCCAAAGTAAATGATTtggcatccactatgaattagtccgtatctactgtgaattattcagtatctaccattaATTAGTGTATGTGCAGCCTCGCATACAGTGCCTTAgagtttaaatggttaaaacaTCCCACACCTGCCGACCACTCTGTCtcgtcctgtgtgtgtgtctgagtgtgtgtgaagttttAGGTGTGTACTTGCGACAGTGAGGCCGACGTGCAGTAGAGTGACGGTGATGGCATAATCCCACACCCATTCCTCCACAATCCAGGCGAATATGAGCCCACCCAGAAAATATGTCACCTCTGTGGAGATCACACCCACTGCAGGAGAAGTGtaaagcagcacacacacacgttcaactgagaacattttaataatacTCCACAGATCAAATGTTTGTTGAACCTGGACATCTGGACACACTGTCATTTAAGCTGTCATTGcttaaattcattaaatgtaacattttaaccAGATCACAGACCTCTGAAGTCATGCACATGTCTGTATTAGGAATTTCAGCACTGAACTGGATTTCTGAATTCTGCACTTTTTTATAAAACTGACTATAATTCTCCATGAGGCATTCATACCACATACCTATGCACATGTTTTGTCCTGTGTACACCTCCCCCCCTTCCATGAATGTCTCTGGATCCTTTGCATTTAAGCTTGTTAATGAGTGGACATAGAATACATCTATGCTACATGCACTAAACTACTATAACACTGTTATATAACACCCCTTTTCTTTACTAGTTTGTTTGGGGTATTTTGGTGAGGTAAGTCTTAGGATGTCATTTCAGTACGAAGAAAATAATCTGTATTTTGCCTCGTTAGAAACTGCAGATTAAAAGGATGGCAATTTAAAATCAGAACCCTGTTCATTTCTGCCATTTAGAACTGCAGCTTAGAACCAGCGTTCTTAAAATGGGCATTAGGCCCACTACAGAATGGTGGATGACTCCAGTGGTCTACATAATACAAATAGGCTACATTATATTCTTTCCAGAAGCTTGATGTTGGCTTACCTAAATACTTTGGGCTGTGCCATGATGGTTGTGTGGTGTAGTCAAACGGAGCTAATAAACTGTCGACCTCTTCTACCCTGATGGAAGAAACACATTACCAAAACGAACTCCAGCATATGAGCAAATTGTACACTTAGCTGGTTTACAGACCAAGACACACACATTCGACCCAGCACTCAAATTGCTAACATTACTAACTAAGAAAAAACTAATTAGGACCATTGTGGTCCCAATGGTCCCAATTGGGAACATTGTGGAGCCTAATCCTACACTCCTGTTCTGATCTTACTTCCCTCAGTTTCCGGACATTGGAGCTGTCAACAATATATAGCTGgatctgcatgtgtgtgcatggcaGATTATTTAAAGCTAGCAAGTCTCACCCCACCTAAACTCCAGCTAATTTGAGTAATAATGAATAGTGTGGGAGACTATGTAATAACTGCCCAAGGGTGTTTGGGGAGTCAAATCAGGAAAGGGATGTGAGACGGAGTGTCAGGCCGGCTAGCATGATCTCATTAGCATAGAGCTCACCGGGCCTCTTTCATTCATCACTAGCAACATTAGTGTTTTGGGCAGTCTTTGTAATGAGTGATTTcagctgctgtgttctctggagtaatgGAGCTCTATCTGTGTGGCAGAACTAAcagtccaacatcagtacctgacctcataGATGCTCTCCAGAGGCTGAATGCAGCAAAGCGGGACAAGCCCCCTGTTTATACCATTCAATTCAGACGATGTGCTGAAGAAGACTTATGGTTTTTCTTTTCACATACTGAGACATTTTTAGCAggcgaatgtgttttccacagtTGGGGCAGGTTGCCCTTGCTGTAATGCGTCATGTTTTACCACAAAACAGGAAGTCATAGTCAGTTTTAATCCACCACAGAAGAGGcacaggcacacacatacagagatagagcaagagagtgagagagagagagatgatctACATCAGGATAGTGTGGAACGTCTTACTTCAGGATGCCGATGCACAAACTGACCACAATGTAGTACAGAGAGTAGAAGCACACCATGCACATCAGCAGGTTCTGAAGAACAACCTGACaagtaaaaacacacattacTATGAAttcaccacacatacacacccacacagctagggatgcaccaatccgatactaggatcggatattggtcccgattctaacaaaattagctggatcgggtatcgaaTAATTATTCTGATCCAAGGGACCCATCCAATTCAGGGGACCCGATTCTCGCACcgccggtattctaggcttcataactccgGATCAGAGTAACTTACAGATGTGAAACACATATTACAGCAAACAGCAAGTGTGGTGCCCTCGACCTGCCATCATCTctcagcgagtaatccagctcaTCTTCCATATTAGGAGAATCACTGCCTGCTCCTCtgtagtctcacagacttcaaattttagaataaaagtcctgagcccacgCAACACTGTACCGaggttatattatatttatattttagtgacaaataaacagaaatcaggttcatttacatttgtgttcatttgttatagtttgttttgCAAAGTCAGTAAAGCCAtttttaagtcaatcctgatgccttaagtctctcccacatggtgagatatatgatttattaattcAATACCAGTACTGGATCAGTATCGGCCGATATGCACAGTTCACGTATCGGTATCTGTattggaacaaaaaaaaatggatcGGTGCACCTCTAGTTCTAGTGCCCAATTTTGCTTTAGCAGGATTACGACACAGTACGTTAGAGCACAACACACATTTCTACTGCACACtctacattacattttaattcattCAACCCCTTTCAGcctatttttattcattttattcctTTTAGACCAATATCACACTTCCACGTTCATCATTGCGGAAATGTATCGCCCCTTCCTAATCACACCAGTAATTTGACCAAACACGCTTACCAGAATTTCCACTCCATCAAGTTTACAAATGTGCTTCAGTTGATAAACTCTGCTCATCAAGTGGCATTAAAGGAGAGTTAAACTGATGCAGGGCAGTGGGACAGAGTTGCTCATGTTTGTGATTACAATGCAAAACTCAAAGATCGTCAGTTTATGCAACCTTTGTTCAAATTGTTATCAGAACCCTtgaactacttcactactgtatgTAAGTAGTAACATGCTGTATCTAATAGGAGCTGTATTTGTCTCCtgcttccacttttacttcactacgtattttggatgagtttaatacttacatatttatgtgctgcatcgttacGCTACAATTCTAAAAATGGTAccaatcatttcaaacccacattatcaccaGGCCAGAGAGGTAGACACCGCTGTCACCGGGTTTGATGAGCAGAACAAGCAATCGAGCAGTGAGCGCACATGCTGCTGGTTTTCctctcactccgctgctgcagtgagaaCACTAACGCTGGAGCTTTGTAAGTTTATTCGGAGATGGAAGAATCACCAGAAGAAGCACTTCTGCATCTTCCCCACCTTTAAATACTCGCATGTGACctaatggcctgagatcttttagctgtagtttagtttacagagagtgaagctcagggtttgaagctgctctcctcactggtttttACACATGAAACTCCTGTATGTGGCAGGCtgagtcagttctgttcagcctttctttcttttgggcgagtttgtttagagagttaactgaagactACATGTACATGAATTCTGTCCTGTATATTACTGTCCTTGTACCACAGCCAAATTAATTGTGACAGTCCTTATATCtaagcatttgaaataatataaacaatgatatTCACACTTTTTACTGCTTTCAGTAATAACTACATAACACAATActtcaccgaacaatcaagcgtttcatggcaaatagccaacagggtcgcaagaaacgtgttgaaaaacaaaaggcgcaaaataacataataataaggaaaatcaagcgtgaagctgccaagatgccatttgccaccagttttgccatatttcagagctgcaacattactggagtatcaaaaagcaagAAACATAAGCATAaaacctttgaacaagaaacataagataaaacgtcaagactgggccaagaaatatcttaagactgatttttctaaggttttatggactgatgaaatgcgagtgactcttgatgggccagatggatgggcccgaggctggatcagtaaagggcagagagctccactccgactcagacgccagtaaggtggaggtggggtactggtatgggctggtatcatcaaagatgaacttgtgggaccttttcgggttgaggatggagtgaagctcaactcccagacctactgccagtttctggaagacaccttcttcaagcagtggtacagaaagaagtcggtatcgttcaagaaaaccatgattttcatgcaggacaatgctccatcacatgcatccaaatactccacagcgtggctggccagtaagggtctaaaagaagaaaaaatgatgacatggcccccttgttcacctgatctgaaccccgtagagaacctgtggtccctcattaaatgtgagatctactgggagggaaaacagtacacctctctgaacagtgtctgggaggctgtggtgtctgctgcatgcAATGTTGAttgtaaacagatcaagcaactgacagaatctatggacagaaggcttttgagtgtcatcataaagaaaggtggctatattggtcactgatttgtttttggttttgtttttgaatgtcagaaatgtttatttctcttGTTATATTggtggtttacctggtgaaaataaacaagtgagatgggtatatatttgttatttatattattttatatattattaagttgccaaatctaaataaaaaacactccaacttccaaaaatattaagctttgatattgatgagtc
Coding sequences within it:
- the tmem244 gene encoding putative transmembrane protein 244, giving the protein MLLDYCCRCCGTTLIKRHGQLPINSKLNDTWVVLQNLLMCMVCFYSLYYIVVSLCIGILKVEEVDSLLAPFDYTTQPSWHSPKYLVGVISTEVTYFLGGLIFAWIVEEWVWDYAITVTLLHVGLTVAIMADFPSTEHWWLALGSGLAMMIFGGQLLAYRLFRNNFVHPADLQNF